The DNA window tttttttcagattttttcacagggtcaaaagtataTGCACCTTCAGGTAAATCTGGTAATGGTGGTAGCATGAAGCTGTGGGGCCATTTTGCTGTCAGTGGTACAGGTACATTACACAAAGTGGACAATATAATGAAAGGGGACTACATTCAAATTCTACAACTTTCCTTCAGTTTAACAGCCAAATGGTTGAAACATGGACACAAGTGTCCACGTGTTTTTTGATGTGTTTAGGTCCTGGATTGGCTTTGCCATAGCCACAGCCTCAATCCTATTGAATAACCAGGTCTGTGACATGaaaccaaccaatttaaatgaactctagTAATTTTGCCAAGAACAGTGGTAAAAACATCCAGCTAGAGTTATCAAATTATATATTTCATCCTGAATTTTGATCTTGTGTGAATTGGAGaaattcaataataataataataataattagaatAAGTGATCATTTAAACTTCTGCgcccaattcttgttttttaaactcaTTTAATTTTCATGTTGCATAATTATTCTTCTCtggaaaaaagaacaattcAAGGAAATCATGAAGAGCCTACAACTATCCTTACATTCATGCTCATGATGACTGGATGGAAACTGCAGACCACAACTGTAACGCAAGGCCTTGTAACAAGATGTTACTAAACGATATAGAATCTGTGAGTTAGCATatacatctttttttgttttgagctGACATTAGATTTGACTAATGTAAGGTGTTTACCTTGTAaatattaacctcctaggacctggtgtccaaatatgtggacatcacattttgggttgtctagaccacagtactaaattttgctctacaaggacattatgctgccactgttctatcacattttaaaacaaatgtcctcatatgtgaatatcaggcccttgtagagcaaagtCAGGTAAAAAGTcagtactttgtttttttttcatcaggtcccaatcagcccaaatagcaaagagaaattaaaaacgcACGCCATGAAAGAGATTAATGCATCATTATGTGGCTTTTGGTTCATGCTACATAATGCAGTTGTCACACAACTATAATTTCAATCTCTCATATTGATACtcagtaaaatattttataatatttttgagaccacctggggaaaaaaaaataataatataaagatTAGAACAAACAGTTATATCAGTAGCAACACAATTTTTAAATTGCCAGATGTAGCATAAAAAATTTATATTAGCTTAATTGTAAAATGTATCTATCATTCATTTATGACCTCTTGGTCTAGATGATTCTGTACTCTTCTCAGCTTTAAGAGAAACATAATCATTTTTAACACAAATTGTTATCCTGTTAAATTaacattgtgtgttttgttgttactTTAAGACAGTGGTAGCGGTCATACATATATCTCACGTGtgttcacttttatttacagttaaaaacCCTCGAACCTGTGACTCACAAAACGATGCCAGTCAGCAAAGTGAACGTGACTTTATTAGCAGAATGACAGGATGTTTTGCACCCACTAAGCTGGTCTCAGAAACCTCAAAGGCCATCTGCGCAGTTCAGGACCAGCCGCTTTCTTTTGATCAAACTCGGCTGGCAGTGGCTGCAGCTTCATTCAGAGGAACACCAGTTCAGCCTAGTTCCTCTCAAACGCAGAGTCTTGCCAGGATCCTGCAGTGTGGCTTGCCAAATCTTAATAATTCCCTATCAAGACAAATATATTCAGAGAAAAGCAAAGACGGGGTATCGGAGACTGTTGGGCAGAAAGCTGCCTTCCAAGAGAATAACTCAAACTGTGGAGCAGCAGGGAGGATACCTGGGAAGTCATCCAACATTGAGACAATGGAGGAAAGGACTGGTCATATCTTGGGACTAGACTGTTATTCTTCTTCTGATGATGACTCTGACACATAACTTGTTTTTTATATTACATATTTTGTAATACAATGGTTTATTGAAAACTCTTTCATCTCCTGTGTTCATTCAGCACATCCATCCAAAGTTTATATTAGCATATAAATGTCTGTTGTCATATAATGTCATAACAATAGCTTCATTTATGAAAACTATGAAGTATTTTAGGGCAAAGTTACAAAACCTGCTGTGTAAGGAAATTGTATGTTTCCAAAAAGGATGAGTAATGTCGTTGATTTCAGGTAGAGAAGttcattgtcattttcaggCACTTCTGTGCGAAGTCAGTCATCCTGACCACATCAACTTCCATTATGCAACAGAAGAAGAATGTGTGAGAAGCCAACTAATTGATAGAGTCACTTGCTGATTCAGTGATTCATTTTAGTCTTCTCTTTCAGGTTATATTAACTGGAGCAGCCGCGTAGACGGCCTGGTTAGACCCCAAAACCCCACCCTCCCACCTAACCCATTCTTTGCTGCTAAAGCTGTTGCTACTGTTGCTGCGAGGACCGCTTTCAGCATGACACTTCTGGGAAACAGATACATCAGCTTGTAGACTAAATGCAGTCTGTGCAATTTATGGTTAAGTGTGACGTAGTTGCCATTTTACTTCGAACCTATTGCACACTGTATGGTGGAGTTCCCACTGTCTCTGCATGAACTTGGAAAAATGAAACAGTTGTGGACAGGACTGAGGACTTGCACCGAACTGATTAAAATATACCAATaccaaaaaaagataaagactACAGAATCTAGACAATGGACGTTATTAGTTAAATTCACAGCTGATGTAAATCGTTTGCTTTGATGCAGTTCTAAAAGCCTTGCAGCCCTCTCAGCTGCAAGGTCGAAACTCgaaagacactttttttttttttttttgtcccaaaaGCCCACTAATAGGGGTTACTTGTGCTTGTAAGCAGAATTTTGTGATTGAAAGATAATAGCTAATGGAAACTGCTGCACCCACAACTATGAGATGGCAGGCGCATTTGCTCCATATCCTAGGAAACCAACCCAAAATGTCAGTAAGACCACAACGCTATTAACAATGTACTGAGCAGGGAGGAAAGCGGTGTGTGTTCAGCTTTCCTGGAAGCCCATCTCTGAGGTATTGGTTGGGGTTGAGTCTCACCTCTGAAGTATCGTTCTGTCGCTTGCTGTCAAGTCTTCACAAGCAGACGGCAGGAAAGCCAGTGCAGAGACGTGCGTTCTTTTATGTGGCAGCACAATCATCCCACCAAGAATACTCTGTGCTATTGAAACTGCTGTATCACTGTTTACTAACAGACTGTGTCTCATTAAGACTAAATCAAAGGAAAAATACCATTTGATAATGACGAGTTTATTCTCTAAAACGATTCAGATTTGTGCGACATCTCTCTCTGGTTCAAATTTCAAGTTTCAGTTTGTCAAACCAGAAAGGCCAGTAAAGAAGCTCAGAAGTATGTCACCTGGACAGCTAGACTTTTTACACTTTTCTAACATCCAGTGCAGGTGATTGTAGTTGCTCAATCTTTCCTTTTGTGGAATTTGTGAAAAAGTTTCACGTCTCAAGTGACTTGTAAGGTGGTTAGTGAGGTGAGGGTCAATTGAAACCTCTAACTTCCTTTCTTCTCAGACTTAGTTGCATAGTACACTCATAAAGTTGACCTAGTAAGCATAGAAAAACCAAAATGCTTGATAACGTTTAAATAAAAAGTTACATGGCTatattttgaaaaaagaaaacaacaaaacaacctagAGGAAATAAGCAGTGGTTAAAATTTTCATGTAAAATGACATGCTCTCTTCAATGCGTGGGAGGGTTGTGGGTGGTGAATGCCTTGACAGCTGAAGTTTCTTTTAAGTCAGAGGTGCTCAGACAGAAGCACACACCTCCTTTTTGCAGAGGACATAGATGCACATATCTGTCACACATCACAGATCAGTGGTATGGCCTGCACTGTGAACTTTGAGCAGAACTATCCATTTCCACAAGTGTTTCTTGTGGATGGAGGAGGAAGACCGCAGGATTCTGCTCAGCCTCCAAGTCTTATACCCTGCTGGTCCTTCCCGCCTGCCCAGGAGAGAATGAAGAGCCGTGGGAAGAGTAAGGGCTGCATGGGAATCAGTCCCGGGCTGGCATTGGTCGTGCTCTTTCTGTTCCTGCTCGTGTTTGCAGCCCTGGGATTTGAAGCCTTTAAGATTTCCAGGATAGAGGACCAACTGAGGAACAGTGATGGAGAGGTGAGGACTAACATGGAAAATTCATAAGAATGAACAAATCCAACGATCTTACAGTGAGTTAATAAGCTAATGATTAGTGCAATCAAGAAAGAGATACAGTAATGATGTGATGACTCTTAACAAAGCAGTGGAGTAAGTAACATTTGCAAAGACATAATTTTAGTAACATTCCTTTATGTTCGGTTTTGGTTTTTCAGATGTGTTAATTGGTGACACGCACCAaaagtgaaaaaggtgactacTGTCACCCATGCATAGAGGGGGAGTGATGGGTAGGTGTAAGGTGGGAGAATGGAAGAGTAGTTGGAAAGTTTAGCAGACCAGCAAAGTTTACTAATTAATTAACTATTCGGTTTGGCACTGTTTACAGATGTGTTATTCTTTAGCTGTGCCTTGACATTTAAAAGGCATACCAAGGGCTTCATTGTTCCATCTGTGGTCACCAGTCCAGTGAGACAGGATATCCTCTCTCTGCTCCGAGCGAGTTTTAGAAATAAGCACTGAGACACAGCGTCTATGATGTGGTATTGACATTTCTATGTCACTTTTGTTTTACTGAAGGTGAACCAACCTGCGGCTGAGTTTAGTGTACCCCAGAAGCAAATCGGTAGGTCTCTCTCATCACACAGCTTTTTTCCCCATTAGAGGATAAGAAAAGATGATGTGACTCTAATCTGTGTGTTGTTTCAGGTCTTGATGAATCTGGCCTTTATGGTCAGGACAAAAGCAAAAGATCTGCAGCACATGTGATAGGtatgtcttttttaaatttaagccATGCTCTTTGATTGTTACAAACTGCACATTTGTTAACATCAGATCTTTCATTTGGCAGGGCGAATTGAGAAAACAGAACACCCTAAGACTTTGAGATGGGATTCAAAGACGAGCCAGGCATTCATCTCCGGAGCAGTGGCTTATCTCACTGCAGATGGTGCTCTGCAGGTCAATGAGACCGGAATCTACCACGTTTACTCACGGGTTGAGTTGATCTTTAAGCAATGCTTCCTTACGTCCTCATTTGATCACACTGTGTTTGTGAGGCGAGCAGCACATACCCTACCTCTGACTTTGATGAAAGCCCACAGGGCGGGTTTCTGCCCTCAGCAGACGAGCTACTCGTGGACCACAGAGAGTTACCTCGGCTCAGTCCAGCTCCTGAAAAAATATGACAGAGTTTATGTGAATGTATCCCACCCAAGTTATCTTAGTCACTCGCATTATGGCAACTTCTTTGGTCTATACAAAATCTAAAGAATCTGGGGTGTTGGGCGTTGTCCTATATTGAAATTGTACGCAACTGAATGTAAACAACTCAGGCAGAAGTGAAACTTACTCATTACTTTACTTGACTGATATATTGAATGTCATTTCTATCATACACAGTAGCTGCACTCTGCATAATATGATCTTTGAAGGTAAAAACAGGGAAATAGTGCACATTCTCGTGAATGGCACCTTAAAAAAGGCAGTGACATTAAATGAACCACATGCAGAAAGAagtattgtgtgttttgttgatAATGGGGGAGTCACTTGACACTAAAGTGCTGATttaatttcagcattttctaagtatttattttggttttgatCTAAATATTTGTCTATAAAACGAATGTTGTTATACTTAAGTTTAAAAGTATATACAGATAAAGTATATACTCCTATTGTCTTTCAACAGGAGATGAAAGAGCAAACAGATTTgttaataaataaagtatttccaTTTGACATCTGGTGTGCGAGTAGTCTGTCTTATGAGGAACACCTACATGAGTTTTGAGTATGACCACTGGAAAGTATTCACATGAAGACACCAACATGAATTTACTACTGATAATGACCCTCATTTCCATATGTTCCACTCAGATTCAGCATCAGTTTAACACTTCAGGAGATTTTCTTTAAAGCTTTCAGTTAAATCTGAAAAGGAGCCTGAAAACCAGCTAGTGATTAAAAGCTACTTTTCCTGCTAATCGTTTTATAGACGATTTAAAGACCACGCTGCATCTGTACTTGcatttttgcaacttttttttttttcagtttagcaCCCTCATTGCTCTGTTCTTTTTCTgtacaccacaaacacacatgttaGTAGATGTGAGAAAATGCAGCTTGGGCACAAATGAAGGGACAAAACTGAAACAGGGTTGACGTGTTTCCTTCCTGTAAGACTATCACGAGGGTCGTGCATGCGTGCATCCTGATTTATGTGAAAGACTGTGCTTAAAAGACACTTGTACAACTGTGAATGAGATCTGGTTAATCCTTTAAAACatctgggtttttgtttttagatttttccAGATCATTTGGATTAAACTATCTCAGCAGTTACTGTTTTCACAGTCTTTAATGATCAGTAAGAGCAAAAGTTAAACATGATATTTTTCATGCACTATGCAGTCCTTAAAGGAAGTCTACAGTTGAGCAAGTGAAGTGCATTTAATTGTGTTTCTTTTGCTGTGCTAAACAAATTCAGCGTCATTTAGTGAACCACGTCTGTTCTACTTTGCTGTGGCCTCACCTCCAGATGCAGCTGTACAGAGTTATCTAGAAAGCGTTATTAAAACCACTGCTGTGAAGGTGTTCAGCGTTTTACTCATCGGTATAAATCTGTCTGGTGAAGCCTTGGTCTAGGGTTGTGGTTTCATCTTGTTCCAATATTCACTGTTTATAATCATCACGATACTGGCTGTTGAAAGCAATACTCTATACTAAGTCTCGCTTTTGCCTCCAAAGCCCTCTAAACCTCTGAAGACAGGAATATAATTGCTGCACTTTATAAAACAAATCCAAATGATTGCATTACTGCACAATCTTTATTGTACACACATTTCACTGTGGTGGCCCTGCAACTGAAATCCTTACGTTTAAGCTTTTGTAACATTGCGTAAAAAGTtgccaaacaaaaacacacataaaaatgaGTTCCTCGGTAAGACTTAATCGGAACCTTATACGTCTGACAACTAGATTAGATAGTATGTGGCAAAAGAgtgttgtgtatatatatagatatatgtataACTTATTCACGCGATCAAGCTAAGTGATAAGCGGTTACTCTCTGCCTGAGCAAAACATCCCCTGTGGCTTTTAGAACCACCAAAGAAGCTGACACAAACATGTTGAAAATTAAAGTCAAGTAGATGACTAGAAAGATTAAAAATTTATTTGCCACCCATACAGAGTTTCTggtttattttttgctattatgaATTCTCACGCACTGTCACTCTGTTCTACTTTTCTTATGCATACTGGTAGTGACGGTGTTAGTGTTTTCCAAATAAGTGCAAGAGATCAAAGGATCAAAGTTACACTCTCTGTGCCAAAGGTTTTACCAAAACCAGTGTGAAGTAAGGAAAGAATTCTGGTCAATATAGAAATGTTTTAGGAGCCAACTCACAGAACAGCTTCATAGTCATTGAACTTGTACGTTGAGATGTATTTATGCAAGTAACAAGGACTCTAAATGCTCtactgaggttttttttttaatgattaaataGGAAAATACCCATTGTATCACCTTTTTCCAACCAAGCTCTACCCACTTGACAACACTGAGTATCCGACTGAGTTTCAGATGGAATACAAAGCATCACGCCGACCTTCTCATGTTATCACCATCAACCTCACTGTTCTCTGCAGTTCCAGAGTCTTGAGATGAGTGGAGTTTTTATTGTAGTGGGCATGGTTTTGGAGTGGTACGTTCAACAAATACGCAAAGGTGTgattttgagtttctttttttaatgtataagTCTCATACGTTAGGGTGATGCTCTAAAACCCATGATCATagtgataaaaacaaattaaaaaaactgagATCTTATTCATGAAGTGAATTTAAATGTGTGAGTAATTGCTGCCTGATGCATCACTTCATTAAAGCTTCAATTCACCGCCTCACCATTTGTGTTGCCAACTGCCCCTGTTTCCAAAGCCTAAGAACCTTTTTCAAATTGCACACTTCATCATATTTTTAGTGCCACATGCAAGAAAGGAGGGAGGCGGGGGTCTGCAGCACCCCCTGTCGCAAAAGGCAGACATCACAAGACCCGTGCAAAAGTGAAAACAATAGTACTGTAGATAAAGATGCTGAAACACGTCCTATGGTGTACAACATCTGATTCAAATGACCTTACATGCTAAAGACCAACTACAAGGTTAGAAGAGCATCAGATTAATGACCTTCATCCCCCTGGAAATTCTTGGAATTTTCCCTAATTCTCTAATTTGGgattaaaaacatgattatCGACCACCATGACACAAAAGAGATTTGCACACCATCCCTGATGAATGTCCTTACAGACATTTTGAACAAGCTGGTGCCTCACTGGATATTTCAGGATATTTATCTCCTAAACTTCTGAGGGCCAGGTCGCACCTATGTTAGAATACCGTGTGTAAGCTGGGCAAAAAGTGATTTCAattgttttaatgtgtttttttaatatgtgtttTGTCTACTTATATTAGTAAATAGACTAtagtgaacaggatttataaataaatttatatataaaataaagaaattatgaAAGAGGTATCTTTATGACTGTGTTATTGTACCTTCACTATACTCAATCCAGTCCTTTTTGgtcacttaaaatatctttatagaACTATGATGTTATATTAGCTGCAATCTCTGTTAATGTCTTGGACATTTCAAAACTACATTTTTGATGTCAACAAGACTTTTTAACTGGGTAAATAAAGGATACAGTCAAGCTCATAATTAttcaaattttgacttaaagttacttttatgcaaccagcaattttttttttgttgactggaaatgacacaggtgtctcccaaaagataataagatgatGTACAGGAGGCATTATTGTGGGAAAAAAATTTCctagcttttatttacatttgagcaaaaagtgtcatgtccagaattattcatatgcttcacaaactgtcacagtctctgggaaaatccaAAGTTCTATATCATTCCAAATAGTCCAAGATGTTTTAAAGCATCCTAAGTACCCTGGTTAATTGAGAATCACTGTTTTAATCAACTCAACgggtgaaaaacagcagctctctgcagCTGGTTTGTGGACAGTCATGGCTAAGACAAAGGAACTCAGTGAGGACCTGCAGCTGCACAATGTGGCTGCTCACAAGTCAGGAAAGGGCTACAAGGCTATATCTAAATCTTCCAAGTTCCAGTGGCTACAGTgcaaagtattattaaaaaatacaaaatgttctgcactgtggaaaatctcagaggacGTGGTCAGAAGCCAAAAGTGACACCTGTGCTGACCAGGAGGATAGtgaaagaggtgaaaaagaatcCAAGGATCACCACCAAGGCCATCCTGGTGAATCTGGGCTCTGCTGATGGCAATGTCTCAAGGCAGACAGTCCAACGGACACTGCACACTGCTGTGTTCCACTTCTCCAGATAAGGCACACAAAAGCTTGCTTGGCCTTTGCAaatgctcatctggacaaagaagaagaCTTGTGGTCTTCTGTgttatggtcagatgaaacaaaaattgaattGGTAGGTCACAATGATGTTTCCTTCATTTGGCGTAAAAAAGGAGAAGCCTTCAACCCtaagaacaccatccccactgtcaaacacGGTGGTGGTAACCTAATGCATTTGGGGTGTTTTTCAGCCAAT is part of the Pelmatolapia mariae isolate MD_Pm_ZW linkage group LG23, Pm_UMD_F_2, whole genome shotgun sequence genome and encodes:
- the si:dkey-86e18.1 gene encoding uncharacterized protein si:dkey-86e18.1, which translates into the protein MARNEEKQQGRLNRLWLQKEREEGRLRDIHQRRPKLSTLNSAAAVKKWIPSIKNEIEYYLQQSQLSHYPERKIGEFQLHIEALEKEYKRSIAKLRVLDPSCKHKPWTPRAYCKRRADTQDSPGIVKNPRTCDSQNDASQQSERDFISRMTGCFAPTKLVSETSKAICAVQDQPLSFDQTRLAVAAASFRGTPVQPSSSQTQSLARILQCGLPNLNNSLSRQIYSEKSKDGVSETVGQKAAFQENNSNCGAAGRIPGKSSNIETMEERTGHILGLDCYSSSDDDSDT
- the faslg gene encoding tumor necrosis factor ligand superfamily member 6, which gives rise to MACTVNFEQNYPFPQVFLVDGGGRPQDSAQPPSLIPCWSFPPAQERMKSRGKSKGCMGISPGLALVVLFLFLLVFAALGFEAFKISRIEDQLRNSDGEVNQPAAEFSVPQKQIGLDESGLYGQDKSKRSAAHVIGRIEKTEHPKTLRWDSKTSQAFISGAVAYLTADGALQVNETGIYHVYSRVELIFKQCFLTSSFDHTVFVRRAAHTLPLTLMKAHRAGFCPQQTSYSWTTESYLGSVQLLKKYDRVYVNVSHPSYLSHSHYGNFFGLYKI